In Notamacropus eugenii isolate mMacEug1 chromosome 1, mMacEug1.pri_v2, whole genome shotgun sequence, one genomic interval encodes:
- the LOC140518857 gene encoding uncharacterized protein isoform X2 — protein MTSSPALRPPQCLQGPEPRAAPDSAGSKNSQPFLPKIEGPLLQIMGRPPSEADDTLLENEILPDSLPCFPEGDSMSSTERDQAPWDVALSPDGEGSTGIVDRSKLLWESSLIPISETLGAPSTEHPASCNCGQLGPIALFSLPEATESVTRNSSQGLSTHHRQSDWRMGTEDRKDIAELMSSFSMRPDSTRQLWPKTRVCQTYHGTTEAGRTTSGYWGLSQPFGHTDSGEARVLQPPQLDLGPTQGCASPKPYCEWSDTQAHADMNMHIEKPSQAHHHEHIHRKKHFRMKTDMDLGHPTL, from the exons ATGACGTCGTCACCGGCATTGAGACCCCCACAATGCCTGCAAGGACCAGAACCCCGGGCGGCGCCAGACTCTGCAG GGTCCAAGAACAGCCAGCCTTTCCTGCCCAAGATTGAAGGCCCTCTGCTGCAGATCATGGGCCGCCCCCCATCGGAGGCAGATGATACCCTTCTGGAGAATGAAATCCTCCCAGACAGCCTGCCGTGCTTCCCAGAGGGAGACAGTATGAGCAGCACAGAGAGGGACCAGGCCCCTTGGGATGTGGCATTATCCCCTGACGGGGAGGGATCCACAGGGATAGTGGACAGAAGCAAGCTGCTGTGGGAGTCCAGCCTCATCCCCATCTCTGAGACCTTGGGGGCCCCAAGCACAGAGCACCCTGCTAGCTGTAACTGTGGTCAGCTGGGCCCCATAGCGCTGTTCTCTCTCCCGGAGGCCACAGAGTCGGTAACACGCAATTCTTCCCAGGGCCTGTCCACCCACCACAGACAAAGTGATTGGAGGATGGGTACAGAAGACAGGAAAGACATCGCAGAGCTGATGAGCTCCTTCTCAATGAGGCCTGACTCTACCAGACAGCTGTGGCCTAAGACTCGTGTGTGCCAGACCTATCATGGAACCACAGAGGCAGGCCGAACCACATCAGGATACTGGGGCCTTTCTCAGCCTTTTGGTCATACCGACTCTGGTGAAGCAAGGGTTCTGCAACCACCTCAACTAGACCTGGGTCCCACACAAGGGTGTGCTAGCCCAAAGCCCTATTGTGAATGGTCAGACACACAGGCACATGCAGACATGAACATGCACATAGAGAAGCCATCTCAAGCACATCATCATGAGcacatacacagaaaaaaacattttcgCATGAAAACAGACATGGACCTAGGCCATCCAACCCTTTAA
- the LOC140518857 gene encoding uncharacterized protein isoform X1, with protein MDQGKGHCPERTLKSHSIPGGHDESSRLEGGRWDGEGTSQGSAQVSYTLFGGSKNSQPFLPKIEGPLLQIMGRPPSEADDTLLENEILPDSLPCFPEGDSMSSTERDQAPWDVALSPDGEGSTGIVDRSKLLWESSLIPISETLGAPSTEHPASCNCGQLGPIALFSLPEATESVTRNSSQGLSTHHRQSDWRMGTEDRKDIAELMSSFSMRPDSTRQLWPKTRVCQTYHGTTEAGRTTSGYWGLSQPFGHTDSGEARVLQPPQLDLGPTQGCASPKPYCEWSDTQAHADMNMHIEKPSQAHHHEHIHRKKHFRMKTDMDLGHPTL; from the exons ATGGATCAGGGCAAGGGGCACTGCCCTGAGAGGACACTGAAAAGTCACAGCATTCCCGGGGGGCATGATGAAAGCTCGAGACTCGAGGGAGGAcgctgggatggggaggggactTCCCAGGGCTCGGCCCAGGTCTCCTACACACTTTTTGGGG GGTCCAAGAACAGCCAGCCTTTCCTGCCCAAGATTGAAGGCCCTCTGCTGCAGATCATGGGCCGCCCCCCATCGGAGGCAGATGATACCCTTCTGGAGAATGAAATCCTCCCAGACAGCCTGCCGTGCTTCCCAGAGGGAGACAGTATGAGCAGCACAGAGAGGGACCAGGCCCCTTGGGATGTGGCATTATCCCCTGACGGGGAGGGATCCACAGGGATAGTGGACAGAAGCAAGCTGCTGTGGGAGTCCAGCCTCATCCCCATCTCTGAGACCTTGGGGGCCCCAAGCACAGAGCACCCTGCTAGCTGTAACTGTGGTCAGCTGGGCCCCATAGCGCTGTTCTCTCTCCCGGAGGCCACAGAGTCGGTAACACGCAATTCTTCCCAGGGCCTGTCCACCCACCACAGACAAAGTGATTGGAGGATGGGTACAGAAGACAGGAAAGACATCGCAGAGCTGATGAGCTCCTTCTCAATGAGGCCTGACTCTACCAGACAGCTGTGGCCTAAGACTCGTGTGTGCCAGACCTATCATGGAACCACAGAGGCAGGCCGAACCACATCAGGATACTGGGGCCTTTCTCAGCCTTTTGGTCATACCGACTCTGGTGAAGCAAGGGTTCTGCAACCACCTCAACTAGACCTGGGTCCCACACAAGGGTGTGCTAGCCCAAAGCCCTATTGTGAATGGTCAGACACACAGGCACATGCAGACATGAACATGCACATAGAGAAGCCATCTCAAGCACATCATCATGAGcacatacacagaaaaaaacattttcgCATGAAAACAGACATGGACCTAGGCCATCCAACCCTTTAA